From a region of the Thiorhodovibrio winogradskyi genome:
- a CDS encoding GatB/YqeY domain-containing protein, with the protein MLKQRLQDDMKAALKAGNKDRLGTIRLINAAIKQREVDERIALDDVQVLAVLEKMLKQRRDSVTQYRDAGREDLAVKEEAEILICQEYLPDPLSEAEIDACIDAAMAETGATSMRDMGKVMGLVKPQMQGRADIGQVSSRIKQRLNA; encoded by the coding sequence AAGACGACATGAAAGCCGCGCTCAAGGCCGGCAACAAGGACAGGCTTGGGACCATTCGCCTGATCAACGCCGCCATCAAGCAGCGCGAGGTCGATGAGCGAATTGCCCTTGACGATGTCCAGGTGCTTGCGGTGCTTGAGAAAATGCTCAAGCAGCGGCGCGACTCGGTCACCCAGTATCGCGACGCCGGGCGCGAGGATTTGGCAGTGAAGGAAGAGGCCGAAATCCTCATCTGCCAGGAATATCTGCCCGATCCGCTGAGCGAGGCCGAGATTGACGCCTGCATTGACGCTGCCATGGCCGAGACGGGCGCGACCTCCATGCGTGACATGGGCAAAGTGATGGGCTTGGTGAAACCCCAAATGCAGGGCCGGGCTGATATCGGCCAGGTCAGTTCCAGGATCAAGCAGCGCCTGAACGCCTGA